A single window of Pseudarthrobacter psychrotolerans DNA harbors:
- a CDS encoding peptidoglycan bridge formation glycyltransferase FemA/FemB family protein: MDYFLQTPAWADVQASLGRTVHQQSGPGWSFLAVEEKNPAGKVLYSPYGPVASSTEALDAALAALVATARSCGAVFVRIEPVAAGLAMPAAADLSRRGLQPAPVNQQPELSWIVDLDGDFKDVLAAMKPVNRNLYRNIHKKGVTFRASQDPEDISILLDFLVMTARRNGFKPQSDEYLTQVAASLMPAGAATMFIAELHGEPIAAALAYDSADTRTYAHAAMDDEHRKLSAGIPLLVTLMADAKDRGLKHVDLWGVAPADQPDHKWAGFTAFKKSFGGHEVAYPGTWDLPVKKLRYNAYQLARKLRDRLRTLRSPAALPARTARTDT, translated from the coding sequence GTGGACTACTTCCTGCAGACGCCCGCCTGGGCGGACGTCCAGGCGTCCTTGGGCCGCACTGTGCATCAGCAGTCCGGCCCGGGCTGGAGCTTCCTGGCCGTGGAGGAGAAAAACCCGGCGGGCAAGGTCCTCTACTCCCCCTATGGACCGGTGGCATCATCCACAGAGGCGTTGGACGCCGCCCTGGCCGCCCTGGTTGCCACGGCACGGTCGTGCGGGGCTGTGTTTGTCCGGATCGAGCCGGTGGCCGCCGGCCTGGCAATGCCGGCCGCCGCGGACCTCAGCCGGCGCGGCCTGCAGCCGGCGCCGGTGAACCAGCAGCCCGAACTCAGCTGGATCGTGGACCTCGACGGCGACTTCAAGGACGTCCTCGCCGCGATGAAACCCGTGAACCGGAACCTCTACCGGAACATCCACAAGAAGGGCGTGACCTTCCGGGCGTCGCAGGACCCGGAGGACATCAGTATCCTGCTGGACTTCCTGGTCATGACGGCCCGGCGGAACGGCTTCAAGCCGCAGAGCGACGAGTACCTGACCCAGGTGGCAGCTTCCCTTATGCCCGCGGGCGCAGCGACGATGTTCATCGCCGAATTGCACGGCGAGCCGATCGCGGCGGCCTTGGCCTACGATTCCGCGGACACCCGTACTTATGCCCACGCAGCCATGGATGATGAGCACCGCAAGCTCAGTGCGGGCATACCGCTCCTGGTGACCCTGATGGCGGACGCCAAGGACCGGGGCCTGAAACACGTGGACCTGTGGGGTGTTGCGCCCGCAGACCAGCCCGACCACAAATGGGCAGGTTTCACCGCGTTCAAGAAGTCCTTCGGCGGCCACGAGGTTGCATACCCTGGCACCTGGGACCTTCCCGTGAAAAAGCTCCGGTACAACGCTTACCAGCTGGCCCGCAAGCTGCGCGACAGGCTCCGCACCCTCCGCTCCCCCGCTGCCCTCCCCGCACGCACGGCGCGAACGGACACTTAA
- a CDS encoding LCP family protein — translation MSRSEPQQPATGTVMTDPVRYPSSASVPVRTKRGFALVLMTLLVPGSAQIVAGDRKLGRIALRVTLSAWVLLAAAVLLLVVNRTLLINIITNQFASLVIILVLVALALGWAFLFINTLRLIRPVLLAPAARPAVGIALVLALVLSSGTLGYAAYLLNVGRNAIGSIFAAGPSIDPVDGRYNFLMMGGDAGDDRTGRRPDSLSVLSVDAKTGQTAIISVPRNLQNAQFSEGSPMRKIYPDGYDCGDACLINAINTEVTNEHADLYPGVADPGAQATLEAVSGTLGITVQAYVLVDMDGFAKLIDAMGGIRIKAGGWVPISGPMIDEANGIHGMPDGWIPAGDQHLDGFHALWYGRSREFVDDYARIQRQQCVQQAMLKQLDPATLLAKFEDIASAGTKVVESNISSSQLGSFVDLAMKAKGKEAKRLTIGPPDFDASFSTVPDFDIIHDKVDQLLASASAPQGAAPVDGLVEPATAGGRLQASAQVPLAALLAAGGAPAQTAPPSSDFTPVTTTPDGEPITEAMLNQLKSEGNEQALRELVATNGLCAPL, via the coding sequence ATGTCCAGAAGCGAACCGCAGCAGCCAGCCACCGGCACGGTCATGACTGATCCCGTCCGGTATCCGTCCAGTGCCTCCGTGCCCGTCCGGACCAAACGGGGCTTTGCCCTGGTCCTGATGACCCTTCTGGTGCCCGGCAGCGCCCAAATTGTGGCCGGCGACCGCAAGCTCGGGCGCATTGCCCTGCGCGTCACGCTCAGCGCCTGGGTTTTGCTCGCCGCCGCAGTGTTGCTGCTGGTCGTGAACAGGACGCTTCTGATCAACATCATCACCAATCAGTTTGCCTCGCTGGTGATCATCCTGGTCCTGGTGGCACTGGCGCTCGGATGGGCGTTCCTGTTCATCAACACACTCCGGCTGATCCGCCCCGTCCTGCTGGCACCCGCGGCGCGTCCCGCCGTCGGCATTGCCCTGGTCCTGGCCCTGGTCCTGAGCAGCGGCACCCTTGGGTATGCCGCGTACCTGCTGAACGTGGGCCGCAACGCCATCGGCAGCATCTTCGCGGCGGGACCATCGATCGATCCCGTGGACGGCCGCTACAACTTCCTGATGATGGGCGGCGACGCCGGCGACGACCGCACCGGCAGGCGCCCGGACAGCCTGTCCGTACTCAGCGTGGACGCCAAGACCGGCCAGACAGCCATCATATCCGTGCCCCGCAACCTGCAGAACGCCCAGTTCAGCGAAGGTTCGCCCATGCGCAAGATTTATCCGGACGGCTACGACTGCGGCGACGCATGCCTCATCAACGCCATCAACACCGAAGTGACCAACGAGCACGCGGACCTGTATCCGGGTGTCGCCGACCCCGGCGCCCAGGCCACCCTTGAGGCTGTGTCGGGAACGCTTGGGATCACCGTCCAGGCCTACGTGCTGGTAGACATGGATGGCTTCGCGAAACTGATCGATGCCATGGGTGGCATCCGGATCAAGGCCGGCGGCTGGGTGCCGATCAGCGGCCCCATGATCGATGAGGCCAACGGCATCCACGGCATGCCGGACGGCTGGATTCCCGCCGGTGACCAGCACCTCGATGGCTTTCACGCGCTCTGGTACGGACGCTCCCGCGAGTTCGTTGACGACTACGCCCGGATCCAACGGCAGCAGTGCGTCCAGCAGGCAATGCTCAAGCAACTGGACCCGGCAACCCTGCTCGCAAAGTTTGAGGACATCGCCAGTGCGGGCACCAAGGTTGTGGAATCAAACATCTCCTCCTCACAGCTGGGCAGTTTCGTGGATCTCGCCATGAAGGCCAAGGGTAAGGAGGCCAAACGGCTGACCATCGGGCCGCCCGATTTTGACGCGTCGTTCTCCACCGTGCCCGACTTTGACATCATCCACGACAAAGTGGACCAGCTGCTGGCCTCCGCATCGGCACCGCAGGGCGCCGCGCCCGTCGACGGCCTCGTTGAGCCCGCCACGGCCGGCGGACGGCTGCAGGCGTCCGCACAGGTGCCCCTGGCTGCGCTCCTGGCCGCCGGTGGAGCCCCCGCGCAGACTGCCCCGCCGTCGTCGGACTTCACACCGGTGACCACAACGCCCGACGGCGAGCCGATCACCGAGGCGATGTTGAACCAGCTTAAGAGCGAAGGCAACGAACAGGCGCTGCGCGAACTGGTGGCCACCAACGGCCTATGCGCGCCGCTCTAG
- the purE gene encoding 5-(carboxyamino)imidazole ribonucleotide mutase, protein MTTDTTTGSAGTSPRPIVGLVMGSDSDWPVMEAAADALAEFGIPFEADVVSAHRMPTEMIRYGKTAHERGLRVIIAGAGGAAHLPGMLASVTPLPVIGVPVPLKTLDGMDSLLSIVQMPAGVPVATVSIAGARNAGLLAVRILASGTDELAASLRADLLDFAQELNDVATRKGANLRQKVSEVFADGNGVLRGSR, encoded by the coding sequence ATGACCACCGACACCACCACCGGCAGCGCCGGCACCAGCCCCCGACCCATCGTTGGGCTGGTCATGGGCTCAGACTCGGATTGGCCGGTTATGGAAGCCGCCGCGGATGCACTGGCTGAGTTCGGCATCCCCTTCGAAGCCGATGTGGTCTCCGCTCACCGGATGCCCACCGAAATGATCCGGTACGGCAAGACCGCCCACGAGCGCGGGCTGCGGGTCATCATTGCGGGCGCCGGCGGAGCTGCCCACCTTCCCGGCATGCTCGCGAGCGTGACGCCCTTGCCCGTCATTGGCGTCCCGGTCCCGCTGAAAACCCTGGACGGCATGGATTCCCTCCTCTCCATCGTGCAAATGCCGGCCGGCGTTCCAGTAGCCACCGTGTCCATTGCCGGTGCCCGGAACGCAGGCCTGCTGGCAGTCCGGATCCTGGCGTCGGGTACGGACGAGCTGGCAGCCTCACTTCGCGCCGATCTCCTGGACTTCGCCCAGGAACTCAACGACGTCGCCACCCGCAAGGGAGCCAACCTCAGGCAGAAAGTCAGCGAAGTCTTCGCCGACGGCAATGGCGTTCTCCGGGGCAGCCGTTAA
- a CDS encoding 5-(carboxyamino)imidazole ribonucleotide synthase codes for MMAPAATALGFELRVLAEAEDVSAVSAVSTSPVGDYKDLQTLLDFAEGLDVMTFDHEHVPTDHLRALLAAGVNVQPGPDALVNAQDKLVMRAAIDSLGLPNPTWAAVADVAALVAFGEETGWPIVLKMPRGGYDGKGVRMIDSADAAEEAAPWFEAMSPLLAEAKVEFSRELSALVARTPGGEARAWPVVHTIQVDGVCDEVIAPALDIPLEVAAAAEDAALRVATELGVTGVMAAELFETPGSGVGFLINELAMRPHNTGHWTQDGSVTSQFEQHLRAVLDLPLGATDILGPVVVMKNFLGGDNQDLFSAYPAALASEPAAKVHCYGKSVRPGRKIGHVNLVGTSTDDVDSVRQRATLVAAIIRDGRVPTEESARTSEENA; via the coding sequence ATGATGGCCCCGGCCGCTACCGCCCTTGGCTTTGAACTCCGCGTCCTGGCTGAGGCGGAGGACGTTTCGGCCGTATCGGCCGTATCCACCTCACCGGTGGGTGACTACAAGGACCTCCAGACACTCCTCGACTTCGCGGAAGGCCTGGATGTTATGACGTTCGACCACGAACACGTCCCTACGGACCACCTCCGCGCGCTTTTGGCCGCCGGCGTGAATGTCCAGCCGGGCCCGGACGCCCTGGTTAATGCCCAGGACAAACTGGTGATGAGGGCTGCCATCGATAGCCTGGGGCTCCCAAACCCCACCTGGGCCGCCGTCGCTGACGTCGCCGCGCTCGTGGCCTTCGGTGAAGAAACCGGCTGGCCCATTGTCCTCAAGATGCCCCGCGGCGGCTACGACGGCAAGGGCGTGCGGATGATCGACTCGGCCGACGCCGCCGAAGAGGCTGCTCCGTGGTTTGAGGCCATGAGCCCGCTCCTCGCCGAAGCCAAAGTTGAATTCAGCCGCGAACTGTCAGCGCTGGTGGCGCGGACGCCGGGCGGCGAAGCGAGGGCCTGGCCGGTGGTGCACACCATCCAGGTGGATGGCGTCTGCGACGAAGTCATTGCCCCTGCCCTGGACATCCCCCTCGAGGTCGCGGCCGCCGCGGAAGACGCGGCGCTGCGCGTCGCCACGGAACTGGGCGTCACCGGCGTGATGGCGGCGGAACTCTTCGAAACGCCGGGCTCCGGCGTCGGCTTCCTGATCAACGAACTCGCCATGCGGCCCCACAACACCGGCCACTGGACCCAGGACGGTTCGGTTACCAGCCAGTTTGAGCAGCACCTGCGGGCGGTCCTGGACCTGCCGCTGGGTGCCACCGACATTCTGGGCCCGGTAGTGGTCATGAAGAACTTCCTGGGCGGCGACAACCAGGACCTGTTTTCCGCCTACCCTGCCGCCCTTGCCAGCGAGCCGGCCGCCAAGGTCCACTGCTACGGCAAGTCAGTGCGTCCCGGACGCAAGATTGGCCATGTCAACCTGGTCGGGACCTCCACGGATGATGTGGACTCGGTCCGGCAACGCGCAACCCTGGTAGCGGCCATCATCCGCGACGGCCGGGTTCCCACCGAAGAATCAGCACGGACTTCCGAGGAGAACGCATGA
- a CDS encoding GtrA family protein produces the protein MFSALADRIRGLASLFWREVAKFGAVGGVAFVIDNGLTYYLMHGPMTDSEAKARFVGASIATVFSWIANRLWTFRHRRQANVFREFVMFILINGIGIGISTGFTALAKYSFNVTDKNMLFAAGVVGILVATVVRFFAYRFLVFNQELDQEPEFSHDHELIERHHRENAAAAAAVAQHGEQPEADSTESRRQP, from the coding sequence ATGTTTAGCGCACTTGCAGATCGTATCCGGGGGCTCGCCTCGCTATTCTGGCGTGAAGTGGCCAAGTTCGGAGCCGTGGGCGGTGTGGCCTTCGTCATTGATAACGGGCTGACGTACTACCTGATGCACGGCCCGATGACGGACAGCGAAGCCAAGGCCCGCTTCGTCGGTGCCAGCATTGCAACAGTCTTTTCCTGGATCGCCAACCGGCTGTGGACTTTCCGGCATCGGCGGCAGGCGAACGTGTTCCGCGAGTTCGTGATGTTTATCCTCATTAACGGGATTGGGATCGGGATCTCTACCGGTTTCACTGCGCTGGCCAAGTATTCGTTCAATGTCACCGACAAGAACATGCTCTTTGCCGCCGGAGTTGTGGGAATCCTAGTGGCAACGGTGGTCCGCTTCTTCGCCTATCGGTTCCTTGTCTTTAATCAAGAACTGGACCAGGAGCCCGAGTTCTCCCACGACCACGAGCTCATCGAGCGGCACCATCGGGAGAATGCCGCTGCCGCTGCTGCCGTCGCCCAGCACGGGGAGCAGCCGGAGGCAGACTCAACGGAAAGCCGCCGGCAGCCCTAA
- a CDS encoding TIGR03089 family protein has product MSIPAINLMTTLRSGHATSPRLTWYGPDSERVELSGRVLDNWVAKTSNLLQDELDAEPGMRLNLDLPAHWKSMIWALAAWQLGMETVLDGGEAELLVTDRPGAVEGKYDAVIAVALPALAMRWPGELPPGVIDYAAEVRSHGDVFMAHTDASAAGCAIRAGAGQQHVHENLITGFAASHEEGVRLLVPAAEGLEPALANSLGAWHNGGSVVLTHPDVELTDKLLAAERIHGK; this is encoded by the coding sequence ATGAGTATCCCGGCGATAAATCTGATGACCACCCTGCGTTCCGGCCACGCTACGTCGCCCCGCCTGACCTGGTATGGCCCGGACTCCGAGCGCGTGGAACTCTCCGGTCGCGTGCTGGACAACTGGGTGGCAAAAACCAGCAATCTGCTGCAGGACGAACTCGACGCCGAGCCCGGCATGCGGCTGAACCTGGACCTGCCGGCCCACTGGAAGTCCATGATCTGGGCGTTGGCCGCCTGGCAGCTGGGCATGGAAACAGTCCTCGACGGCGGGGAGGCGGAGCTCCTCGTCACCGATAGGCCCGGAGCCGTTGAGGGAAAGTACGACGCCGTCATCGCCGTCGCGCTTCCGGCCCTGGCGATGCGGTGGCCGGGTGAGCTGCCACCCGGAGTCATCGACTACGCCGCCGAGGTGCGCTCCCATGGTGACGTCTTTATGGCCCACACTGACGCTTCGGCGGCCGGCTGTGCCATTCGGGCAGGAGCAGGCCAGCAGCACGTCCACGAAAACCTGATCACTGGTTTTGCGGCGTCGCATGAGGAAGGCGTCAGGCTTCTGGTCCCCGCTGCGGAAGGGCTGGAACCGGCACTGGCGAACTCGCTCGGCGCGTGGCACAACGGTGGCTCAGTCGTGCTGACGCACCCAGATGTGGAACTGACCGACAAGCTATTGGCCGCGGAACGCATCCACGGCAAATAG
- a CDS encoding WhiB family transcriptional regulator: MGQAERIHEDAVVAGQATAKYRARGVPSDWYVDPADPDAADRYNRNAKDYLQDQATAFLAAHEALLDGGHDQDDDDLDPPMELRTPAQGTSTQPVWIGLPFRQDFDDEGELGWQTDALCAQTDPEAFFPEKGGSTRDAKKVCGACNVRSQCLEYALANDERFGIWGGLSERERRRLRKRAI, from the coding sequence GTGGGGCAAGCAGAGCGTATCCATGAAGATGCCGTCGTCGCCGGACAGGCAACGGCAAAATACCGCGCAAGGGGAGTGCCGAGCGACTGGTACGTCGATCCCGCGGATCCCGACGCCGCGGACCGTTACAACCGCAATGCCAAAGACTACCTCCAGGACCAGGCCACGGCCTTCCTGGCGGCGCACGAAGCACTCCTTGACGGCGGTCATGACCAGGACGATGACGACCTGGATCCGCCCATGGAACTGCGCACCCCTGCGCAGGGGACAAGCACCCAGCCGGTGTGGATCGGACTGCCGTTCCGGCAGGACTTCGACGACGAAGGCGAACTCGGCTGGCAGACGGATGCATTGTGCGCACAAACGGATCCGGAAGCCTTCTTCCCGGAGAAGGGCGGATCCACGCGCGACGCCAAGAAGGTCTGCGGTGCATGCAATGTGCGGTCGCAGTGCCTGGAATACGCGCTGGCAAACGACGAACGGTTCGGCATTTGGGGTGGCCTTTCCGAGCGTGAGCGCCGGCGGCTAAGGAAGCGAGCAATCTAA